The following coding sequences are from one Panicum hallii strain FIL2 chromosome 5, PHallii_v3.1, whole genome shotgun sequence window:
- the LOC112891380 gene encoding lachrymatory-factor synthase-like, which yields MAAAADSSPPAGAAASGAWEWEGKVVSPVAAATADEAWALLSDFLAFHRWHPRVAACRLASGTPRLPGCVRYCEGTVPLAGDGAAPPADWAHETLLEYDAERRFFRYEMNDNNMGFGLFFATFRVVPAAAGAGCELRWEFECEPVRGTPREALVARLQAGLDGMAARVRDHVLAARAAAASGTAAVAPAAGELKLDNSIAV from the coding sequence ATGGCGGCAGCTGCCGACTCGtccccgcccgccggcgccgccgctagTGGGGCGTGGGAGTGGGAGGGGAAGGTGGTGTCGCCGGTGGCCGCGGCAACGGCGGACGAGGCTTGGGCGCTGCTGTCGGACTTCCTGGCGTTCCACCGGTGGCACCCGCGCGTGGCGGCGTGCCGGCTGGCGTCGGGCACCCCGCGCTTGCCCGGGTGCGTGCGCTACTGCGAGGGCACCGTCCCCCtggccggcgacggcgcggcgccgCCAGCCGACTGGGCGCACGAGACGCTGCTCGAGTACGACGCCGAGCGCCGCTTCTTCCGGTACGAGATGAACGACAACAACATGGGCTTCGGCCTCTTCTTCGCCACGTTCCGAGTCGTCCCGGCCGCCGCGGGCGCGGGGTGCGAGCTGCGGTGGGAGTTCGAGTGCGAGCCCGTGCGCGGCACGCCCAGGGAGGCGCTCGTGGCGCGCCTGCAGGCCGGGCTCGACGGCATGGCCGCCCGCGTGCGCGACCACGTcctggccgcgcgcgccgccgcagcctccggcacggccgccgtggcgccggccgccggcgagctcaagctcgACAACTCCATCGCCGTCTGA